Sequence from the Fictibacillus arsenicus genome:
ATTTTTATTGGGTAGATGCATTCTTTACAATTGGTGTTTTAACATTTTCAGTATTAATAATCTTTCTTCTTAACGTTAAAGGCAAAACAGGAAACTTCACTGGTTATCAAAGAGCTAGATTTGGTTTTGATGCGCCAATCGAAGACAATTGGCCCTTGATAAATCCAGTAACGCTTGCATCTGGATTGTTTTGTTTCTTATCTTTACTTGTCTCAGGCCTATACTATATGGCATAACACGGATCTATGGTGATGGAAACCGACCTGTATATTTATAGAAAGGGGGTTTGGTGAATGAAAAGAATCCTAATAATCCTGTTTATCCTTTTATTAACTGCCTGTAATGGTAATGCTGCAGTAGAGCAGTTGAAAGAAAATTATCCGGAAATAAAAGAAGTGGCAGAACAATTTCCTGAAAGTGTTCAAGAAAAATTAGCGGCTCCTACTGAATTACCCTTTGAGCCAAAAAATGTTGCTTTAACTTATGCTGGAGATATGCCAGGTAACCCAAAAAGAGATATTATTCATACTGAATTTATTTATGGAGATGGAGTAGGAGTTAATCTTCACGTTACCACTTATCATAATAAAAATAGTACATGGTCGAGTGATGGTAAAGAAATGAAGACCGTTAAATTAAAGGACGGTACTAAGGCTTTGATAGATGGTAATGCCGAAAATGTTAAACAAATTCGATGGGAAAAAGACGGGGTATATTACTCAGTTATGCTCATCAAAGCACCAAAAATTGAAAAGGAATACACGATTGAAGATGTTGTGAAAACGGCTAATTCAATGGAATATTAAAACGTTGTTTGTTGTTACTATGGATTAGGGGGGGTGGTGTAATGAGACGCAACCTTAATTACGTAACATTTTTTATACTACTATTCTGTTCTTCAATTATGGGTGGTTATGCTTTAAAGGCTGCATTTAAATTCTCAGTTACAATCGGATACGGGATCGGAATTCTTTTCCTTTTAGCTGCAGTCTATTATCAGAGCAAAAGAAAACAAGACCAAAATAATTTTCAAAAATAAAAAAGCCTGGCTGCGCAGGCTTTTTTGCTTGCTATTTAAGGATGAAGATCCCAACTAGGGAGTAAACGATAACTGTCGAAAACAGAATTGTCATGTGGATCAGCGAGTAGATGAAGAGCAGTTTTGCCCATTTCTCTGAATCCTTATTTTTCTTATAGCCGTAGATGCTGAGTACGAGCCAGCCTACATTAAGTAAAAGGGCAACGAGCGTCAGACCCAAGCTTAACGGGAAAAAGAGAAAACTTGTTAAGCTCAATAACACTAAGTAAATGTTGGTTTGGGTATACGTTCTCTTAACACCTTTTACAACCGGAAGCATCGGAATTTTTGCGGCTTTGTACTCATCATGTCGGCGGATCGCAATCGCATAGAAGTGCGGCATCTGCCAGATTACTTGAATGATGAATAATGCAGCAATGGCTGGATGAGTAAGTGTTCCGGTCATCGCAGCCCAACCGATCAGTGGAGGCATCGCACCCGATATAGAGCCGACCTCTGTGTTATAGATCGTTCTGCGTTTCGTTAGCATTGTATAAGGTACAACATAAAAGAACAGACCAAGAAAACCTAACACTGCAGCGAGCGGAGTAGTAAAAGCAAGAGCAATCATACCGAGAACAGCCATCACGATACCGAGAGTTAATGCTGAACGCACATTGATCTCACCCGTAACAGTCGGTCTTACCTTCGTTCTTTCCATAATTGCATCGATATCGCGGTCATAAATATTATTAAAAGTCCCCGCAGCACCAATCACAAGGATTGTACCGATCAAGACGAATAAGACATCTAACAGTTTATCACCAGGATCAATATCGTACGTATATAATGCCAGGGTCAATCCAGCGAACATCGGTACAAGGTTTGATTTAATAATCCCTGTTTTGACCGTTTGTCCTAGGACAGCTGACATCTTTTGTTTTTCCAAATTTCTTTCCATTCTACAAGACACCATCTTCATATATTTATCTCTATAGGTTAACCAATTAATTGTAACCTTAAATACATCTCTATTAAAGCACTAAATCTTTTCCCAGTACAAATGATAGAACAACAGGAAGCACATTACAAAAGAGTTTTGTGAACGTTTTGTGAGGGTTATGTGAGGGTTATGTGATAGGGTAGTTTGCATGTTGACTTGGGGAAAAAGAGGGGGTTTTAAATCCGGTCCTATTTCTTCCTTTACTTCACGAATAAACGCTGGCTCAATATCTTCTTCAATAACAACTTTTAAAACAACATGTAATTCTAATTTTGGATACACCCAGATTCTCCTAAACAATGGAATATTGTTCATTTTCATAGTAGCATATGGAGTAATACTTTTTACAAATGGGGGAAGCATCATGAAGCTGGTTTTATTATTCGGTCCTCAAGCTGTTGGTAAAATGACCGTTGGGCATGAATTGGAGAAGGTTACCGATCTGAAGCTCTTTCATAATCATATGACGATCGATCTCGTGACAAAGTTTTTTGATTATGGAACGAAAGAAGGAAAACGGCTCGTGAACCTTTTTCGATCTGAGATCTTTAAGGAGTTTGCCAAGAGCGAAAACTACGGAATGATTTTTACATATGTATGGGCCTTTAATTATGAGTCGGATTGGAAGTTTGTTGAGGATGTTTGCGGAATTTTTGAGGCTGAGGGTGCAGACATCTATTTTGTTGAATTGGAGACGGACCTGGATGAGAGGCTGAAACGAAACATAACACCTCACAGACTGGAACACAAACCGACGAAACGAAACATCGAATGGTCTGAAAACGATTTGAAAACTTCAATGGACAAATACCGGATGAATTCTTTTGAAGGCGAGATAAAAAAAGAGAATTACCTGCGTATCCATAACAAAGATTTGAGTCCGGAAGAAGTGGCTAAACAAATAAAAGAACATTTTAATCTTTGAAAGGATTAATGAAATGAAGATGCAGCTTAAAGATTTTCCGGTTACCTTGTTTCAACCGGAAAAAGGAAATGAAAAAGAGTACACAGTAATTATTTATCATGGCTGGGGTGGCAGAGGCCAAAGCTTTTATGAAATGGCAGAAGAAACAGCGAAAGAAGGGTTTAACACGATTGTTCCAGAGTTAATCTATCATGACACGCGGTCCCCGTTGGAAAACCCTTTTGACAAGAAAACGATGCAGAAGTACTTTTGGGAAACAATTTTTAAAAGTATTAATGAGTTTGAAGCTTTTACACGGGCATTAAAGCTAGAGAAGAAGAAACTTATTCTAGTAGGAAGTTCAATGGGAGGGTTTATTGCCAGCGGTATTTATGCGGCTCACCCTGAAATAGCGGGGTTAGTCTGTGTGAACGGTTCAGGATCTTTTCTGTTTACAGAAAAATTATTTAGAAAAATGGATAATCGAGATTTTCTATCTAAAGCAGAATTAGACCTGTTTAAAAAGTATGATCCTATAGGGAAAGTGAAAAGTAATTCTCCTGTACTGCTGATTCATGGGGATAAAGATACTATAGTACCGATTGAAGGGCAGAAGTATTTTTATGATTATCTCTTACAAAATGATGAAAATAGCCGAGTTACATTTAATATACATAACGATGTTAATCATAAATTCACTTCTGAAATGGTTGATGAAGTCATTGAGTGGATGAATCAGGCCGATTCAAGTCTTTAGAATCGGCTTTTTACTCTATGATTTCACGTCCAATTTAAGGGTGCTTTATCCAGCTGAGGAGGAATTCCCAATTCTTTTGATGCGGCTAGGATAAATTCCTTTCTGAAGAAATAACTTCTGTGGTAGACGATCTTCTCATTTTCTACATCTTGATATTGTATGTCGTGTACGAGAGGACCTTGATTTGAATCAGCTAACACGACAATCACTGGTTTCCCCCATAATACAAATTCCTTTGCGTGGTGACGAGGTAAGCCATACATGAGAGAGCCTTCGCGCATTTCGTCTTTTGTCGTCTCTAAGAATCCTAAAGATGCTTCATAATGTACATGGTCACCGAATAACGCCAATATTCCTTCTAAATCTCCTTGATTAAAGGCTTTTAAATAGGCAGATATAATTTCGTTTTTCTGTTCCTTTGTTTCATTTGTTTGTTTAGATGGTGAAGGTGCCTCGTTTTTCAGTTTTGCCTTCATCCGTCGGGTTGTGGCATAAACTGCACCAGGAGTCGTCTTGATGATACTCGCCACTTCTTCTGCTTTAAATTGAAAGACTTCCATAAGCAAAAAAACGGCGGTTTGTCTTGGTGTGAAAAGATGATAGAGCTTTTCAAGTGCTTCTTCTAATTCGAGCGTGTCTGTGAAAGCTTCTTGTGGTTCTTCCGCTTCATCTAGTGAACCTAAGTTTCGCTTTTCTCTTCTGCAGTGGTCGATCCAGGTGTTGGTTGCCATTCTGTACATATAGGATTTCAGATTAGTAGGATGCCAGCGTGTAAAAAGGCCGCCCATTGCTTTAAGTACCGTTTCCTGAAATAGGTCCTCCCCATCCCAAGGCGAGCCCGTCAAATACCGGCAGTACTTCCAAAGATCACTCCCGATTTCATCAATCATGGTTTGAAACTGTTGTTGAAGCTCACGTGACTGTTCATACAAACTAATTGTTTTAGATTGTGGCAAGAATAAAACCTCCTATAGAAAATTCGAATCTATATGTATAACGAACGTGCTGAAAAGAATTAAACGCTTTTATGAAAATTAATTTATGTTTATTTGTCTATCGGATCCGTGTCTTCTTTTATGAACTCAATTATTTCTCCATCCGATTTAATTTTGACCCCCTTGTCAGGGAAGCCAGCACTTAATTGCATAGCCAGCTGGACCATGTATGGTGAATTTCTTTCTCTGTCTATTAAATCACAAAGATGAATCATCATTTCATTAAAGGTGAAATAACAGCTATGAACATTACCGATAAAAAATAATTCAAATTTCATACCCCTTTTTATTTATAATCGAAGTAGATGTATTCTCTTTTACAGAACAATTTCCTCTTAATATATTTTTTTCTCTAAAATCTAAATCGAGGTGCAGAACATGTTTTTTATTCAAATGGCCGGTTTCCCAGGTGCAGGTAAGTCAACACTTGCTAGAGAAATAGGAAAACGTACAGGTGCGGTTGTGATTGATCATGATGTTGTAAAATCTGCGTTGTTACACTCTATAAATGAAAACACGTTGGAACCGAACCTTGCAGGGAAGATTTCATACAATATTGATTGGTCTTTAATTGAAGCTCAGTTATCCCATGGCAATAGCGTAGTCTTTGATAGTCCTTGTTTTTATAAAGAAATGATAGAAAAAGGTACTCAACTAGCAGAAAAGTATGAAGCAAGCTATAAGTATGTTGAATGCATTTTAAATGATTATAATCAAATCAATGAACGGTTAAGGAACCGTAATCGAATGATCAGCCAAATTAAAGAAACGAATCAAGAAATGTTCAATTATGGCTTGCATAATAGCAAAAAACCTCTGAATCACAAGTGTTTGCAAGTAAATACAAATTTACCGATAGAGAACTATATTGATGAAGTTATTCATTACATTTTGGAGAGAAACTATGAGATTACCAGATAAATTTGTCAGGACCATGAAAAGCATTCATAAAGAAAATGCCAATGAGTGGCTGAGAAATTTCGATAAGATGGTTGCTGATTATGAAGAGCGTTGGGAGCTTAAAGTCCAAGACCCTTTTGATCTATCCTACAATTTTGTCGCACCTGCTATCCGAAACAATGGTGAAGAAGTGGTGCTGAAGGTTGTACTTTCTCGTAAAGAATTCCTTACTGAACTTGAGACCATTAAGCGAATGAAGGGCAAAGGGATGGTTAAGCTTTTGGAATATGATACAGAAATTGGTGTCATGATTTTGGAACGATTGAGTCCTGGTGTAATGCTTGCAGAAATAGAAAGTGATGAGGAAGCAGCTCGTATTGCTTCACAGATCATGAAGAGCTTGTGGATTGCAGCCCCAGTGGGTACCAATATACAGACGGTAACCGATAGGGAGTATAGTTTGAAGCGCATCATCCAAAACAATCCGGATGGCTTTGAGCAAATTTCCAAAGAGACGCTTCAAGAAGCATTGCTGATTTTTGAACAGCTTAATAGTGAGATAAGCAACCCATACTTGCTTCATGGAGACCTGCATCATTACAACATACTTAAGGATGGCGATTCTTGGGTGGCAATTGATCCAAAAGGTTTAATTGGAGATAGGGAGTATGATGTGATTCAGTATCTGCTGAACAAACTGCCAGAGACGAATGTAAAAGATACCATTGAAAAACGTATAGATATTTTCGTGAAAGAACTTAACCTGGACAAAAAGAGATTGTTGTTAAGGGGGTTCTCTCATGCAGTTTTATCTACGTGCTGGACGATAGAGGACGGTAATTACAATGAAGCATTTTTAAGCACGATTGATGTATTTAATGAGCTTTTATCCAAAGAAAACATATCGCATTAATAATTTTTTAAAAAGACTGCCCTTAATGTACTCCTTTAGTACTTAAAATGGCAGTCTTTGTTCATATTAAGTAGCTGTTATAAGTGGATCGGGTGGAATGAAGAAGATATGGGGTGTAACTAGGGAGACACCGGGTGGAACTAGACCATAACGGGGTGAAACAAAGGGGAGTTGGGGCGTAACTCTGAGTTATTGGGCGAACGTGTAATTAATAAAAGAACACGTACCGTAAAGCGATATTTGTTGATAATATTTTAAATGAATTTTAAATATTCCTTTACACGTATATTCCTTATGGTGTATATTATAAACATGAATACAATATTAAATGCTCTCGCCGAGCCAAACCGCCTGCAAATTGTTGAACTATTACGTGATGGTTCCTTAACAGTAGGAGAGATCACCGACAAACTTGGAATGAATCAGCCTCAAGTTTCCAAACACCTCCGAGTACTTAGTGAAGCCGGGCTCGTCGAAGTGCAGCCGATCGCCAATCGACGCTATTACAAATTAAAAGCGGAACCGCTCAAGGAAATGAACGAATGGGTTCAATCTTTTCAAAAACTTTGGGAAGACCGGTTTGATCGGTTGGACGATTATCTGCAGGAACTTCAAAGGAAAAAAAAGAATAAACGAAGCGAATAGTTTAATAGCTACAATTCTTTCCGCACACCAAAATAAGGGAGGGCCGTTTTTAGTTGTAAAGTTCTTTAAAACACTAACTTTTAGGAGGAAATAAAATGGCTGAAAGTAATGTTAAGAATTCAATGACACAAACGGTTGAAGGCAATAATCTGATTTTCACACGGGTTTTTGATGCTCCAAGGGATCTTGTTTTCCAGGTTCTTTCTGAGTCTGAACACCTTAAAAATTGGTGGGGACCGAATCATTGGACGCTCCCCGTAAGTAAAATGGACTTCCGTGAAGGCGGATCGTGGCATTATTGCATGGAATCTCCTGATGGTGACATGAAGTCTTGGGGGAAATCATTTTACAAAGAAATCGTAGAGCCGGAGCGAATTGTCTACGAAGATTTTTTCTCAGACGAAGAAGGTACGATAAACGAAACCATGCCAGGAATGAAAGTTATCTTAACATTGATCGAACATGAAGGAAAAACAAAAATCGTGAGTCATACA
This genomic interval carries:
- the cyoE gene encoding heme o synthase, with the protein product MERNLEKQKMSAVLGQTVKTGIIKSNLVPMFAGLTLALYTYDIDPGDKLLDVLFVLIGTILVIGAAGTFNNIYDRDIDAIMERTKVRPTVTGEINVRSALTLGIVMAVLGMIALAFTTPLAAVLGFLGLFFYVVPYTMLTKRRTIYNTEVGSISGAMPPLIGWAAMTGTLTHPAIAALFIIQVIWQMPHFYAIAIRRHDEYKAAKIPMLPVVKGVKRTYTQTNIYLVLLSLTSFLFFPLSLGLTLVALLLNVGWLVLSIYGYKKNKDSEKWAKLLFIYSLIHMTILFSTVIVYSLVGIFILK
- a CDS encoding AAA family ATPase, yielding MKLVLLFGPQAVGKMTVGHELEKVTDLKLFHNHMTIDLVTKFFDYGTKEGKRLVNLFRSEIFKEFAKSENYGMIFTYVWAFNYESDWKFVEDVCGIFEAEGADIYFVELETDLDERLKRNITPHRLEHKPTKRNIEWSENDLKTSMDKYRMNSFEGEIKKENYLRIHNKDLSPEEVAKQIKEHFNL
- a CDS encoding alpha/beta hydrolase, producing MKMQLKDFPVTLFQPEKGNEKEYTVIIYHGWGGRGQSFYEMAEETAKEGFNTIVPELIYHDTRSPLENPFDKKTMQKYFWETIFKSINEFEAFTRALKLEKKKLILVGSSMGGFIASGIYAAHPEIAGLVCVNGSGSFLFTEKLFRKMDNRDFLSKAELDLFKKYDPIGKVKSNSPVLLIHGDKDTIVPIEGQKYFYDYLLQNDENSRVTFNIHNDVNHKFTSEMVDEVIEWMNQADSSL
- a CDS encoding sigma-70 family RNA polymerase sigma factor; translated protein: MPQSKTISLYEQSRELQQQFQTMIDEIGSDLWKYCRYLTGSPWDGEDLFQETVLKAMGGLFTRWHPTNLKSYMYRMATNTWIDHCRREKRNLGSLDEAEEPQEAFTDTLELEEALEKLYHLFTPRQTAVFLLMEVFQFKAEEVASIIKTTPGAVYATTRRMKAKLKNEAPSPSKQTNETKEQKNEIISAYLKAFNQGDLEGILALFGDHVHYEASLGFLETTKDEMREGSLMYGLPRHHAKEFVLWGKPVIVVLADSNQGPLVHDIQYQDVENEKIVYHRSYFFRKEFILAASKELGIPPQLDKAPLNWT
- a CDS encoding AAA family ATPase — translated: MFFIQMAGFPGAGKSTLAREIGKRTGAVVIDHDVVKSALLHSINENTLEPNLAGKISYNIDWSLIEAQLSHGNSVVFDSPCFYKEMIEKGTQLAEKYEASYKYVECILNDYNQINERLRNRNRMISQIKETNQEMFNYGLHNSKKPLNHKCLQVNTNLPIENYIDEVIHYILERNYEITR
- a CDS encoding aminoglycoside phosphotransferase family protein, translated to MRLPDKFVRTMKSIHKENANEWLRNFDKMVADYEERWELKVQDPFDLSYNFVAPAIRNNGEEVVLKVVLSRKEFLTELETIKRMKGKGMVKLLEYDTEIGVMILERLSPGVMLAEIESDEEAARIASQIMKSLWIAAPVGTNIQTVTDREYSLKRIIQNNPDGFEQISKETLQEALLIFEQLNSEISNPYLLHGDLHHYNILKDGDSWVAIDPKGLIGDREYDVIQYLLNKLPETNVKDTIEKRIDIFVKELNLDKKRLLLRGFSHAVLSTCWTIEDGNYNEAFLSTIDVFNELLSKENISH
- a CDS encoding ArsR/SmtB family transcription factor, translating into MNTILNALAEPNRLQIVELLRDGSLTVGEITDKLGMNQPQVSKHLRVLSEAGLVEVQPIANRRYYKLKAEPLKEMNEWVQSFQKLWEDRFDRLDDYLQELQRKKKNKRSE
- a CDS encoding SRPBCC domain-containing protein, with protein sequence MAESNVKNSMTQTVEGNNLIFTRVFDAPRDLVFQVLSESEHLKNWWGPNHWTLPVSKMDFREGGSWHYCMESPDGDMKSWGKSFYKEIVEPERIVYEDFFSDEEGTINETMPGMKVILTLIEHEGKTKIVSHTQFSSEEALKSVLDMGVVQGFTETWDKLEAHLERIQ